A genomic window from Gammaproteobacteria bacterium includes:
- a CDS encoding alpha/beta hydrolase, protein MEVPYVPRRGYADGPFGQVHFRDTGEGRPLILCPQAPQTSRQFENVYEPLARRGIRAIGVDSPGFGESDPTPFVPTVSDWAEAVPAVLDLLGIEKADVLGHHTGGMVATEVAVLFPERVNKLIINGPLPMGEEERGNFLKFVEEGEINFVHQADGSHMQDAFAGRYRMYVDGGGTPEPELITRYTVERFQGYAPFWTGHHAAFIYDHNAGLMNVMVPTMILTNTGDQIYESAKLAAEIRPDFDYVELEGGGIDIVDQMPEEWADAVAGFLTSP, encoded by the coding sequence ATGGAAGTGCCCTATGTGCCCAGGCGCGGCTACGCGGACGGACCGTTCGGGCAGGTCCACTTCCGCGACACGGGCGAAGGAAGGCCCCTGATTCTGTGTCCCCAGGCGCCACAGACCTCGCGCCAGTTCGAGAACGTCTACGAACCCCTGGCGCGTCGCGGGATCCGGGCCATCGGCGTCGATTCGCCCGGGTTCGGGGAATCGGACCCCACACCCTTCGTACCCACCGTCAGTGACTGGGCCGAGGCGGTGCCCGCCGTGCTCGACCTGCTGGGCATCGAAAAGGCCGACGTGCTCGGGCACCACACCGGGGGCATGGTGGCGACGGAAGTGGCTGTCCTGTTTCCGGAAAGAGTGAACAAACTCATCATCAACGGGCCTTTGCCTATGGGCGAGGAAGAACGAGGCAACTTTCTCAAGTTCGTCGAGGAAGGCGAGATCAACTTTGTCCACCAGGCCGACGGCAGCCATATGCAGGACGCTTTTGCCGGACGCTACCGCATGTACGTGGACGGCGGGGGAACTCCCGAACCGGAGCTCATCACCCGTTATACGGTGGAGCGCTTCCAGGGTTACGCGCCGTTCTGGACGGGCCACCACGCGGCGTTCATCTACGATCACAATGCGGGCCTCATGAACGTCATGGTCCCCACGATGATCCTGACCAACACGGGTGACCAGATTTACGAGAGTGCGAAACTGGCCGCGGAGATTCGTCCGGACTTCGATTACGTGGAACTCGAGGGCGGCGGCATCGACATCGTCGATCAGATGCCCGAAGAATGGGCCGACGCGGTGGCGGGATTTCTAACCAGCCCGTAG